The Glycine soja cultivar W05 chromosome 4, ASM419377v2, whole genome shotgun sequence genomic sequence TCTCTATAATTCCACCCTGAGGCTTcacttcttgttcttgtttttcaCCATTCACTGTTGGAGCAATAACGCTTTCATTGTTGTTGTCAACAATATCCCCTTTGTGTTCTGGTAGCTTCTGATCCTTTACGGGCTTGTTGTTTCTGTACATTGCATAGAGACCGATCTGAATGACTCCAAATGTTAGCCCCACAACGTTCGGGAGCTGtccagaaaaaacaaaaaaacaagacAGTGTCATATATATGTGTTTGCATTATCCATAAAGACAAATTAGTAGGTACCCGAAACACACAATGGTTCGTGCATGAACATGAAAACTTACCGTAACATAGATATCCTTCAGGGAAATACCGTATAACAGCCACATAATTGCGCTTATCAGAAGGAGAAGTGAAAGAGGGAAAGGAAGGAACTCTACGCTTTTGGTCCGAATAACCACCCTctgaaattttttaacaaaattaaccatGCACCCACGATTAGTCTAGAATATAATTACacacaatatattaaaatatatcaaccAATTTTGTATGCATGTCAAGATATGttattaaccaataaaaaatattcttaatttaacttttaaaataattattatgaaaatcgataaaaaaaaaaaaattgtgtctgTTAGACTGttaatttattcttaattaatttaatagcacgggacatgaaaaattaaaaataagtaagaaaGTTGTAGGTTGTGATCAAGTAAGATACTCACAATAATGCTTAAAGGTGCTGCAAAAACACTAGTAGCAAATACTACGCAAATCCATCCTAGAAGCTTGACACGGCCCTCTCCTTCTGCTAGTAGGTGGGTTAAGAGAACAATCGTGCAAAATCCcccaaaatttaacaaaacaatCATCCTCAATGTCGACATCTGCAAGTTGAAAAACACAGTTTCAAATAATGTTACAAATCTTCCATAACTAATGAGGTACATAGGGTGAGTAAAGtttgaattatataattttagtccaagatgtattaattatatgtatgtacCCTAGCTTTCTTGGGGCAGTAAGT encodes the following:
- the LOC114409966 gene encoding bidirectional sugar transporter SWEET12-like, with translation MSSHSHLSFAFGVLGNIASFVCFLAPLPTFYRVCKKKSTEGFQSIPYVAALFSAMLWIFYAYVKTGEMLLITINAFGCVIETIYLAVFITYCPKKARMSTLRMIVLLNFGGFCTIVLLTHLLAEGEGRVKLLGWICVVFATSVFAAPLSIIRVVIRTKSVEFLPFPLSLLLLISAIMWLLYGISLKDIYVTLPNVVGLTFGVIQIGLYAMYRNNKPVKDQKLPEHKGDIVDNNNESVIAPTVNGEKQEQEVKPQGGIIETGEKKEENNKQDQQQPEENKKFDQVVHEQTKLNNKNTNNINDDDNNKTGERVISCEV